A genomic stretch from Rubripirellula reticaptiva includes:
- a CDS encoding bile acid:sodium symporter family protein: protein MWANAKNHWFLISIGLCFGAGYFAESWLAPITQIPLLRDGVVFVVMWAMGVTLAADTVRESIAKPTAALLAILINVFVVPLLALPSQWFLPAGVFGGLFVAALIPCTLASASVWTRRAGGDDSVTMMTTVVTNLACIAVVPIGLTMVLSRVSNISATDQILKLSILVALPLVIAQTMRGMGAAGWADRNKPRLSLLGQCGILVMVVFGAIASRQTVDLDGGESLNWPTLVILCLAAAAIHTTAFAIGIVASRGMGIDRDRQIAVGIGGSQKTLMVGLQIAIDCGVSVVPMLVYHLSQLVIDTAIVDRWKKKDNER from the coding sequence ATGTGGGCAAACGCTAAAAATCACTGGTTCTTGATCTCGATCGGGCTCTGCTTTGGGGCCGGCTACTTCGCTGAATCGTGGTTAGCTCCGATCACGCAAATTCCGCTGCTACGGGACGGGGTTGTCTTTGTCGTGATGTGGGCGATGGGCGTCACGCTGGCGGCAGACACCGTTCGTGAAAGCATTGCGAAACCCACGGCCGCCTTGCTAGCAATTTTGATCAATGTGTTCGTCGTGCCTTTGCTAGCATTGCCGTCTCAGTGGTTCTTGCCGGCAGGAGTGTTCGGCGGGCTGTTCGTGGCGGCGCTGATTCCCTGCACGTTGGCATCGGCATCAGTTTGGACGCGGCGGGCGGGCGGCGATGATTCGGTGACAATGATGACGACCGTGGTGACGAATCTGGCCTGCATTGCGGTCGTGCCGATCGGTTTGACCATGGTTCTAAGCCGCGTCAGCAATATCTCGGCAACCGATCAAATCTTGAAGCTATCAATCCTGGTCGCGTTGCCTCTGGTGATCGCCCAGACGATGCGTGGCATGGGCGCGGCCGGGTGGGCGGACCGAAACAAGCCACGATTGTCGCTTCTGGGCCAATGCGGGATCTTGGTGATGGTAGTCTTTGGCGCCATCGCAAGCCGGCAAACAGTCGACTTGGACGGCGGCGAATCACTGAACTGGCCGACGCTAGTGATCTTGTGCCTGGCCGCAGCGGCGATTCACACGACGGCGTTTGCGATCGGCATCGTGGCGTCGCGCGGCATGGGGATCGACCGAGACCGCCAGATCGCGGTTGGGATCGGCGGCAGCCAAAAGACATTGATGGTAGGACTGCAGATCGCGATTGATTGTGGTGTCAGCGTCGTGCCGATGCTGGTTTATCACTTAAGCCAGTTGGTCATCGACACGGCGATCGTTGATCGCTGGAAAAAGAAAGACAATGAACGATAA
- a CDS encoding class I SAM-dependent methyltransferase, with the protein MNDKTIRQTTEFAARLGKRAKHFRKWPTKRGITCFRIYERDIPEIPLVIDRYDDCLHITEYERPHDRDDDEHEEWLDLMASTAAATLDVDPDKVFFKRRSRQRGKTQHEKVDQSEHRMEVTEGGLKFLVNLRDYVDTGLFLDHRNTRSMIREAAPGKSFLNLFCYTGSFTVYAAAGGATKTASVDLSKNYLQWAKANMNRNGFDGDDHRFIAADAREFVTNHSPGPHYDLVVVDPPTFSNSKRMDDDWTVQDDAMDLLHGILKLMPDGGVMYFSNNFRQFKFDRQSIYVSEAHEISNQTVPEDFRNKRIHRCWRIVK; encoded by the coding sequence ATGAACGATAAAACAATCCGACAAACAACCGAGTTCGCTGCGCGGCTTGGCAAGCGAGCTAAGCACTTTCGCAAATGGCCGACAAAACGCGGCATCACATGCTTTCGGATCTATGAACGAGACATTCCCGAAATTCCGTTGGTGATTGACCGCTACGACGACTGCCTGCACATCACGGAATACGAAAGACCGCACGATCGCGACGATGACGAGCACGAAGAATGGCTCGACCTGATGGCCTCGACCGCCGCAGCGACATTGGATGTCGATCCGGACAAAGTCTTCTTCAAACGTCGCAGTCGCCAACGAGGAAAGACGCAGCACGAGAAAGTCGACCAATCCGAACATCGCATGGAAGTCACCGAAGGCGGCCTGAAGTTTCTGGTCAACCTGCGAGACTACGTCGACACGGGACTGTTCCTTGATCACCGAAACACTCGTTCGATGATCCGAGAGGCTGCTCCGGGCAAGTCGTTCTTGAACCTGTTCTGCTATACCGGTTCGTTCACCGTCTATGCGGCAGCCGGCGGTGCGACCAAGACGGCATCGGTGGATTTGTCAAAGAACTATCTTCAGTGGGCGAAAGCGAACATGAACCGCAACGGTTTTGATGGCGACGACCACCGCTTCATCGCCGCCGACGCACGCGAATTCGTAACCAATCACTCACCGGGACCCCACTACGACCTGGTGGTGGTCGACCCGCCGACGTTTTCCAACAGCAAGCGAATGGACGACGACTGGACGGTCCAGGACGACGCGATGGACCTGCTGCACGGCATTTTAAAGTTAATGCCGGATGGCGGCGTGATGTACTTCAGCAACAATTTCCGGCAATTTAAATTCGACCGACAATCGATCTACGTCAGCGAAGCTCACGAAATCAGCAATCAAACGGTCCCCGAAGACTTTCGCAACAAACGAATCCACCGGTGTTGGCGGATCGTAAAGTAG
- the rpmE gene encoding 50S ribosomal protein L31, which yields MKDGIHPNYQDTAVTCGCGNTFSTRSVKPELRIDICSECHPFYTGKLKFVDTAGRIDKFQKKFAAGTYGSLASKKGKKK from the coding sequence ATGAAAGACGGCATCCACCCTAATTATCAAGACACCGCAGTCACCTGCGGTTGTGGAAACACGTTCAGCACGCGCAGTGTTAAACCGGAACTTCGGATTGACATCTGCAGCGAATGCCACCCGTTCTACACCGGCAAACTGAAGTTTGTTGACACCGCAGGTCGAATCGACAAGTTCCAAAAGAAGTTTGCTGCTGGCACCTACGGCAGCTTGGCATCGAAAAAGGGAAAGAAGAAGTAG
- the prfA gene encoding peptide chain release factor 1 — protein sequence MSGTIRDTLEEKLARFKQLEDEMAQPEIQADGVRFSAVAREHGGLAKVAGKYREFKRLTDEIRECKELVEVAEDVEEREMAETEMASLKTEREELWEELLSLTVGGEDSHRTRCVMEIRAGTGGDEAALFARDLFEMYRRYAESRKWKTEIMDMNATEMGGFKEIVMSLEGESVFRDLQYESGGHRVQRVPETETQGRVHTSAATVAVLPEPEDIEVNVKSEDYRIDKFCASGPGGQHVNKTESAIRLTHHETGIVVQCQDEKSQHKNLAKALRVLKARIYEKKREEEDAKMSETRKGLTGSGDRSQRIRTYNYPQNRLTDHRINLTLYKLDQIVAGDLSAVTAALIEFDRDQLRGDMIEA from the coding sequence ATGAGCGGCACTATTCGCGACACGCTCGAAGAAAAACTCGCGCGATTCAAGCAACTCGAAGACGAAATGGCTCAGCCTGAAATCCAGGCCGATGGCGTTCGTTTCAGTGCTGTTGCTCGCGAGCATGGCGGCTTGGCCAAAGTGGCCGGGAAGTACCGTGAATTCAAACGTTTGACCGACGAAATCCGCGAGTGCAAGGAATTGGTCGAGGTTGCTGAAGACGTTGAAGAACGCGAAATGGCTGAAACCGAAATGGCCAGCCTAAAGACGGAACGAGAAGAGCTTTGGGAAGAACTGCTGTCGTTGACCGTCGGCGGCGAAGACTCGCACCGAACGCGCTGCGTGATGGAAATCCGCGCGGGAACCGGCGGTGACGAAGCTGCCCTGTTCGCTCGCGACTTGTTCGAGATGTACCGTCGATACGCTGAATCTCGAAAATGGAAAACCGAGATCATGGACATGAACGCGACTGAAATGGGCGGGTTCAAAGAAATCGTGATGTCGCTCGAAGGCGAAAGCGTCTTCCGTGATCTGCAGTACGAATCGGGCGGCCATCGCGTCCAGCGAGTTCCAGAAACAGAAACGCAGGGCCGAGTCCACACTTCGGCCGCGACGGTTGCCGTGCTGCCCGAACCGGAAGACATCGAAGTCAACGTGAAATCGGAAGACTACCGAATCGACAAGTTCTGTGCGTCGGGCCCCGGTGGACAGCACGTCAACAAAACCGAAAGCGCGATTCGGTTGACACACCACGAAACCGGAATCGTAGTCCAGTGCCAAGACGAAAAGAGCCAACACAAGAACTTGGCCAAAGCGCTGCGAGTGCTGAAGGCGCGGATCTACGAAAAGAAACGCGAAGAAGAAGATGCCAAGATGTCCGAAACCCGAAAGGGATTGACCGGTTCAGGCGACCGCAGCCAGCGGATTCGGACCTACAACTATCCGCAAAACCGTCTTACCGACCACCGCATCAACTTAACCCTTTACAAGTTGGACCAAATCGTTGCCGGCGACCTGTCCGCGGTTACCGCGGCGCTCATCGAATTCGATCGCGACCAACTGCGCGGCGACATGATCGAGGCATAA
- the prmC gene encoding peptide chain release factor N(5)-glutamine methyltransferase: MSTSQQDPWTVLRLLEWTTDFFKRKGSESPRLDAEVLLAHARGCSRIELYTAFGEEPEEEQRVAFRELVRRRGEGSPVAQLVGYREFYSLRFRIDDSTLIPRPETEHLVIEALDIAKASTITDRPLQIADIGTGSGAIAVSVAKTLKNCEITAVDQSTAALKIAAWNAEQHKVADRVRFIESDLLAAVQTPELFDIICTNPPYVSDAEYDELSPTVRDFEPKTALVSGPTGTEVIERIFNEVPARMQVGGRLIIELSPMIADACLKISQDSEHFGDERFIKDLDHHRRILSVKRV, encoded by the coding sequence ATGTCCACCAGTCAACAAGATCCGTGGACCGTGCTACGGCTGCTGGAATGGACGACGGACTTCTTCAAACGCAAGGGCAGCGAATCACCTCGACTCGACGCTGAGGTTCTACTTGCCCATGCCCGCGGATGCAGCCGCATCGAACTGTACACGGCGTTTGGTGAAGAACCCGAAGAGGAACAGCGAGTCGCGTTTCGGGAATTGGTTCGTCGCCGCGGCGAAGGCAGTCCGGTTGCCCAGCTCGTCGGATACCGCGAATTTTATTCGCTGCGGTTTCGCATCGACGACAGCACCTTGATTCCTCGACCTGAAACCGAACACTTGGTGATCGAAGCACTCGACATCGCCAAAGCAAGCACGATCACCGACCGCCCCCTTCAAATCGCTGACATTGGAACCGGCAGCGGCGCGATCGCCGTGTCGGTTGCCAAGACGCTGAAGAACTGCGAAATCACCGCAGTCGACCAGAGTACCGCGGCACTGAAAATCGCAGCCTGGAACGCTGAACAACATAAAGTTGCTGACCGAGTTCGCTTTATCGAAAGCGATCTATTAGCAGCGGTCCAAACACCTGAACTGTTCGACATCATCTGCACCAATCCACCCTATGTTAGCGACGCCGAGTACGACGAACTGTCACCAACGGTGCGCGACTTTGAACCCAAAACGGCGTTGGTATCCGGCCCGACCGGCACCGAAGTGATCGAGCGAATTTTCAACGAGGTACCAGCCCGCATGCAAGTCGGCGGCCGGTTGATCATCGAGCTAAGCCCGATGATCGCTGACGCATGCTTGAAAATTTCACAGGACAGTGAACACTTCGGCGACGAACGATTCATCAAAGACCTCGACCACCATCGCCGAATCCTGTCCGTCAAGCGAGTCTGA
- the purD gene encoding phosphoribosylamine--glycine ligase, translating into MKVLVVGGGGREHALAWKLGQSPRVEQVFVAPGNAGTALDATNVPIAVTDKPALIQFAKENSIGLVVVGPEIPLVDGLVDDMEEAGLKVFGPSKAAAELEGSKVFCKNLLHTANIPTATYLTFRSAEQASRHIWERYCDPDEPVRVVVKADGLAAGKGVIVCGTRNEALDAIDRIASQREFGDAGKELIIEERLTGPEVSVLAITDGETIVTLPPAQDHKPAYDGDTGPNTGGMGAYCPAPVLDDEMMARIESDVLVPIVHAMKRARRPFKGVLYAGLMLTPGGPKVLEFNVRFGDPECQPLLMRLKTDLADVLEAAVDGRLGEIEPLEWDPRPSICVVMASEGYPGDYAKGREIKGLEAADAIEDVKVFHAGTKLVDGKVTNDGGRVLGVTAMGDTIAKAKLQAYRGVKEIRWQGAWCRKDISDKAR; encoded by the coding sequence ATGAAGGTTTTGGTAGTCGGTGGCGGTGGTCGTGAACACGCACTTGCGTGGAAACTAGGGCAATCGCCGCGCGTCGAACAGGTTTTTGTTGCCCCAGGAAACGCCGGCACGGCTCTGGATGCGACGAATGTTCCGATCGCGGTCACCGATAAGCCAGCCCTCATTCAGTTTGCCAAAGAAAATTCCATTGGCTTAGTGGTTGTCGGCCCGGAGATTCCCTTGGTTGATGGGCTTGTCGACGACATGGAGGAAGCCGGTCTGAAAGTGTTTGGCCCATCGAAGGCGGCCGCCGAGTTGGAAGGCAGCAAAGTGTTCTGCAAGAACCTGTTGCACACCGCCAATATTCCGACGGCGACGTATCTGACGTTTCGAAGCGCTGAACAAGCATCACGTCACATCTGGGAACGCTACTGTGATCCCGATGAACCGGTGCGTGTCGTCGTCAAGGCCGATGGGTTGGCCGCTGGCAAGGGCGTGATCGTTTGCGGTACTCGTAACGAAGCTCTCGATGCAATCGATCGGATCGCTTCGCAACGTGAGTTTGGTGATGCCGGCAAAGAGTTAATCATCGAAGAGCGGTTGACCGGTCCCGAGGTCAGCGTATTAGCGATCACCGATGGCGAAACGATTGTCACGCTGCCCCCGGCGCAAGATCACAAGCCCGCCTACGATGGCGATACAGGTCCAAACACCGGAGGCATGGGAGCCTATTGTCCGGCACCGGTTCTTGACGATGAAATGATGGCGCGCATCGAGTCCGATGTCTTAGTGCCAATCGTTCATGCAATGAAGCGAGCTCGTCGACCGTTCAAGGGCGTGCTTTATGCTGGCTTGATGTTGACGCCTGGTGGGCCGAAGGTGTTGGAGTTCAACGTGCGATTCGGCGATCCCGAATGCCAACCGCTGTTGATGCGATTGAAAACAGATTTGGCTGACGTGCTTGAAGCCGCCGTCGATGGACGCTTGGGGGAAATCGAACCGCTCGAGTGGGATCCTCGCCCGAGCATCTGTGTGGTCATGGCCAGCGAAGGCTATCCAGGCGACTATGCCAAAGGTCGCGAGATCAAGGGCTTGGAAGCAGCCGATGCGATCGAGGACGTGAAGGTCTTTCACGCCGGAACCAAATTAGTCGACGGCAAAGTCACCAACGACGGCGGCCGCGTGTTGGGCGTGACAGCAATGGGCGACACGATTGCAAAAGCGAAATTGCAGGCCTATCGCGGTGTGAAAGAAATTCGCTGGCAAGGCGCTTGGTGTCGCAAAGACATCAGCGACAAGGCAAGATAG